The following coding sequences are from one Lolium rigidum isolate FL_2022 chromosome 6, APGP_CSIRO_Lrig_0.1, whole genome shotgun sequence window:
- the LOC124666794 gene encoding uncharacterized protein LOC124666794, translating into MTGTRSKSTRMTGTRSKSMTTTGTRPSSNYNLPEKPKPNLPEKPKQHLYLVFDDWNSGYSIRKVSLSRRSGKGSEQSSDSGEDSEQSGLKPFPAFMRIQAMRGLPNMFTSAFGTKIMAMQTSRDVMAGIPTIDVQDLTISSEPPPNFPYYPLYIPVSDDRLYALDIGSFELLQKPEPSGLWMWKILSCPPFSLSAVSSYAVRPDGCILVSIDTVGTFILDTKEHVWKLCGRWVFPFTGHGHYDTSLDGFVGLPKDPEKLGYLCCCTMASTTTSQGLQYSYTKTKVYNRDLAEGQQHVSATLVHMRQGKFCLVECVCTDDTQTDQDDVPVVLLGPDSDDFIGGGPQGGRFMYRLKTFSLSYDTNRDLKLRHCKVRCYSLPHEARIGSIRQDPVAFWL; encoded by the coding sequence ATGACTGGAACCAGATCTAAGAGTACGAGGATGACTGGAACCAGATCTAAGAGTATGACGACGACTGGAACCAGACCTTCTTCGAACTACAATTTGCCGGAGAAGCCTAAGCCCAATCTGCCGGAGAAGCCTAAGCAGCACCTTTACCTTGTGTTTGATGACTGGAACTCTGGATACTCCATCCGCAAGGTGAGCTTGTCGCGCCGCTCAGGCAAAGGATCTGAGCAATCGTCCGATTCAGGAGAAGACTCTGAGCAGTCCGGCTTAAAGCCCTTCCCAGCTTTCATGCGCATCCAGGCGATGCGTGGGCTTCCCAATATGTTCACGTCAGCCTTTGGCACCAAGATCATGGCGATGCAAACATCTCGTGATGTGATGGCGGGAATCCCAACTATCGACGTCCAGGATCTTACCATCTCCTCTGAACCTCCACCAAACTTTCCGTATTATCCACTCTACATCCCCGTCAGTGATGATAGGCTCTATGCTCTGGATATTGGCTCATTTGAACTCCTCCAGAAGCCAGAACCGAGTGGACTGTGGATGTGGAAGATACTCAGTTGTCCTCCATTCTCACTTTCAGCTGTCTCCTCCTACGCCGTGCGACCCGATGGATGCATCCTCGTCAGTATCGACACTGTTGGCACCTTCATCTTGGACACCAAGGAGCATGTGTGGAAACTATGTGGTCGTTGGGTGTTCCCCTTCACCGGCCATGGACACTATGACACCTCCCTGGATGGCTTTGTTGGTCTCCCCAAAGACCCGGAGAAACTTGGGTACCTCTGCTGCTGCACCATGGCCAGCACCACGACTAGCCAAGGATTGCAGTATTCCTACACCAAGACGAAGGTGTACAACAGGGACCTAGCTGAGGGGCAGCAGCATGTAAGTGCCACCCTTGTGCACATGCGCCAGGGCAAATTCTGCCTTGTGGAGTGTGTCTGCACTGATGACACACAGACTGATCAGGATGATGTGCCCGTGGTGCTGCTGGGGCCTGATTCGGATGATTTTATTGGAGGCGGGCCCCAAGGTGGTCGTTTTATGTATCGTTTGAAAACCTTCTCCCTCAGTTATGACACGAATAGAGACCTCAAGCTTAGACACTGCAAGGTTCGTTGCTACAGCCTGCCTCATGAAGCAAGAATTGGTTCCATCCGTCAGGATCCAGTGGCATTTTGGCTGTGA